The Parafrankia discariae genome contains a region encoding:
- a CDS encoding phosphatase PAP2 family protein, translated as MSNVRILAQTGARDPQRSRAKLPRRLVVGIAGPALTALLFAVAVRNGTPFPPDVRLHRWVLDHRSLGLSDVAVAVTDTGAGVCAYCLAAFAGAVAVVGRRRWWLGAIVGFAALLLGQLFRTSLATIVGRARPPAADWITHPSGFALPSGHTTTSALVAAGLAAALHRRARRPATRAAAVIVPGLWAFAVGISRIYLGVHWPTAVVAGWLLAAVLACVCLPPLALLLDWIGRDRPGPVANARGVCRSARPGTVWCGARTGDEEVKKSRRTATPER; from the coding sequence GTGAGTAACGTGCGGATCCTGGCGCAGACGGGTGCACGCGACCCGCAACGGTCCCGCGCCAAGCTCCCGCGCCGCCTGGTCGTCGGCATCGCGGGTCCTGCGCTGACGGCGCTGTTGTTCGCGGTCGCCGTCAGAAACGGAACACCGTTCCCGCCTGACGTCCGGCTGCACCGCTGGGTGTTGGATCATCGCAGCCTCGGGCTGTCCGACGTCGCCGTCGCGGTCACGGATACCGGGGCCGGTGTCTGTGCGTACTGTCTCGCCGCATTCGCCGGCGCGGTTGCGGTCGTAGGACGCAGACGGTGGTGGCTCGGCGCCATCGTCGGGTTCGCCGCGTTGCTGCTGGGACAGCTGTTCCGGACCTCCCTGGCGACCATTGTCGGCAGAGCGCGCCCACCGGCTGCGGACTGGATCACCCACCCGTCGGGTTTCGCCCTCCCGTCCGGGCACACCACCACCTCGGCCCTGGTCGCCGCGGGTCTTGCCGCGGCGCTTCACCGCCGGGCGCGACGGCCCGCCACCCGGGCGGCGGCTGTCATCGTCCCCGGTCTGTGGGCGTTCGCCGTGGGAATCAGCCGGATCTACCTCGGGGTGCACTGGCCCACGGCCGTTGTGGCCGGATGGCTGCTGGCCGCCGTCCTGGCCTGCGTCTGCCTGCCGCCGCTGGCCCTCCTGCTTGACTGGATCGGGCGGGACCGGCCAGGGCCGGTCGCGAACGCGCGCGGGGTATGTCGGAGTGCCCGGCCGGGGACGGTGTGGTGTGGGGCCCGAACCGGCGATGAAGAGGTCAAGAAAAGCCGCCGGACGGCCACCCCCGAAAGATAG
- a CDS encoding ABC transporter permease, translating into MIAVWAGGLVRHRSGRLLATACGIALAVGLVAALGSFLTASKATMTARAARPGAVDWQVEVQPGADPAAVLTEVRSTGGVHAALPVTFARGTGFEATVAGSTQRTGPGRVLGLPPSYQETFPRQIRLLAGSAAGVLIAQQTAANLHISPGGSVTVALPGVAAVVVRIAGVVDLPQADSLFQDVGAPPQAQPAAPPDNVILLPRALFDASTAALRAADPATVTTQFHVARNGRLPADPAAAFNADAGAARNLEARTAGGALVGDNLGAALDAARQDALYAQVLFLFLGAPGAILAVVLAASVAAAGAPRRRREQALLRVRGLRPRQVAGLAVLEAAAVGLTGSGIGLAVAAVVGRVSFGAAAFGAGAGAAFAWSAAATLLGLASAAAAVLVPALRDLRTGTVLDARRTIGRPAGGGGLRSGRRAGLAAPRTGGPLWARLGLDAVLLTGSLLVFRASSSNHYSLVLAPEGMPRISVSYWAFLGPALLWLGSALLLWRLVTLALTHGRRPLARLVRPLTGTLASTTAAGMSRGRRPLARAVVVLALAVSFAASVATFNATYRQQAEVDAQLTNGADVTVTEPPGAGAGPEAGRRLAVAGVRHVEPLQHRFAYVGSDLQDLYGVRPSTIASVTALRDAYFSGGSADSLLATLAARPDSVLVSAETVTDFQLTPGDTLNLRVQDGQDGTPRTIPFRYAGVVREFPTAPSDSFLVANADYLARATGSDAVGAFLLDTGGRSQPAVAARLRAQLGATATVTDITQARTAVGSSLTSVDLSGLTRIELSFAVVLAAGAGGVVLALDLAERRRTFAVATVLGASRRQLRGLVLSEAAVVTIGGLAGGALIGWGVSRILVKVLTGVFDPPPDALAVPWSYLGVTALAAGVAVATAAVNGARRTSRPAVEELRDG; encoded by the coding sequence GTGATCGCCGTCTGGGCCGGCGGGCTCGTCCGGCATCGGTCCGGCCGGCTGCTGGCCACCGCGTGCGGGATAGCTCTCGCGGTGGGGCTGGTCGCCGCCCTGGGATCCTTCCTGACCGCGTCTAAGGCCACGATGACCGCCCGGGCGGCGCGCCCGGGAGCCGTCGACTGGCAGGTGGAGGTCCAGCCCGGGGCGGATCCGGCCGCCGTGCTGACGGAGGTCAGGTCCACCGGCGGGGTCCACGCCGCGCTGCCCGTCACATTCGCCCGCGGCACCGGGTTCGAGGCCACCGTCGCGGGCTCGACGCAGCGCACCGGACCGGGCCGGGTCCTCGGGTTGCCCCCTTCGTATCAGGAGACCTTCCCGCGGCAGATCCGGCTCCTGGCCGGGAGCGCCGCAGGTGTCCTGATCGCGCAGCAGACGGCGGCCAACCTCCATATCTCTCCTGGTGGCTCGGTGACCGTCGCGCTGCCGGGCGTGGCCGCGGTCGTCGTCCGGATCGCCGGGGTGGTCGACCTCCCGCAGGCGGACTCGCTGTTCCAGGACGTCGGGGCGCCGCCCCAGGCCCAGCCCGCCGCACCGCCGGACAACGTGATCCTCCTGCCCCGTGCGCTGTTCGACGCGTCGACTGCGGCGCTGCGGGCGGCGGACCCGGCCACCGTGACGACCCAGTTCCACGTCGCCCGGAACGGCCGGCTGCCCGCCGACCCGGCGGCCGCCTTCAACGCGGACGCCGGGGCGGCCCGCAACCTGGAGGCACGTACCGCGGGTGGCGCGCTGGTCGGCGACAACCTCGGCGCCGCCCTCGACGCGGCGCGGCAGGACGCCCTCTACGCCCAGGTCCTGTTCCTGTTCCTCGGGGCACCCGGAGCGATCCTCGCGGTGGTGCTCGCGGCGTCGGTCGCGGCGGCCGGAGCGCCGCGGCGGCGACGCGAGCAGGCGCTGCTGCGCGTCCGCGGCCTGCGGCCCCGGCAGGTCGCCGGGCTGGCCGTGCTCGAAGCCGCCGCCGTGGGGCTGACCGGCAGTGGGATCGGCCTCGCGGTCGCCGCGGTGGTGGGCCGGGTCTCGTTCGGCGCCGCGGCGTTCGGCGCCGGCGCGGGCGCCGCGTTCGCCTGGTCGGCCGCGGCGACACTGCTGGGCCTGGCCTCGGCCGCCGCGGCGGTGCTGGTCCCCGCGCTGCGGGACCTGCGGACCGGCACGGTGCTCGACGCTCGCCGGACGATCGGCCGGCCCGCCGGGGGCGGCGGCCTCCGCTCCGGTCGGCGGGCAGGGCTGGCGGCCCCGCGGACCGGCGGGCCGCTGTGGGCACGGCTCGGCCTGGACGCCGTTCTGCTCACCGGATCTCTGCTGGTGTTCCGCGCGTCGAGCAGCAACCACTACTCCCTGGTGCTGGCCCCGGAGGGCATGCCGCGCATCTCGGTCTCCTACTGGGCGTTCCTCGGCCCGGCGCTGCTCTGGCTCGGCTCGGCGCTGCTGCTGTGGCGGCTGGTGACCCTCGCGCTGACCCACGGCCGCCGGCCGCTGGCCCGGCTGGTCAGACCGCTGACCGGAACCCTCGCCAGCACGACGGCGGCGGGCATGTCCCGCGGCCGCCGCCCACTGGCGAGGGCCGTGGTGGTGCTCGCGCTCGCGGTGTCCTTCGCCGCCTCCGTGGCCACGTTCAACGCCACCTACCGTCAGCAGGCCGAGGTGGACGCCCAGCTCACCAACGGCGCGGACGTCACCGTCACCGAACCGCCCGGCGCCGGCGCCGGCCCCGAGGCCGGGCGGCGGCTGGCCGTGGCCGGGGTACGCCACGTCGAGCCGTTGCAGCACCGCTTCGCCTACGTCGGCTCCGACCTTCAGGACCTGTACGGCGTCCGGCCGTCGACGATCGCCTCCGTCACCGCCCTGCGCGACGCCTACTTCTCCGGCGGCTCGGCCGACAGCCTGCTGGCCACCCTCGCGGCCCGGCCGGATTCGGTGCTGGTCAGTGCGGAGACCGTCACCGACTTCCAGCTCACCCCCGGGGACACCCTGAACCTGAGGGTCCAGGACGGCCAGGACGGCACGCCGCGCACCATCCCGTTCCGGTACGCGGGTGTCGTCCGCGAGTTTCCCACCGCGCCGAGCGACAGCTTCCTCGTCGCCAACGCCGACTACCTCGCGCGGGCCACCGGCAGCGACGCGGTCGGGGCCTTCCTCCTCGACACCGGAGGACGGAGTCAGCCGGCCGTCGCCGCGCGCCTGCGGGCCCAGCTGGGCGCCACAGCAACCGTCACCGACATCACGCAGGCCCGAACCGCGGTCGGCTCCAGCCTGACCTCCGTGGACCTGAGCGGTCTGACCCGCATCGAGCTGTCCTTCGCGGTCGTGCTGGCCGCGGGAGCCGGCGGCGTCGTCTTGGCCCTGGACCTCGCCGAACGGCGGCGCACCTTCGCCGTCGCCACCGTTCTCGGCGCGAGCCGCCGCCAACTGCGTGGTCTGGTGCTGAGCGAAGCCGCCGTCGTCACCATCGGCGGGCTCGCCGGCGGGGCGCTGATCGGATGGGGGGTGTCGCGGATACTCGTCAAGGTCCTGACCGGGGTCTTCGACCCGCCGCCGGATGCCCTCGCCGTCCCCTGGTCCTACCTGGGGGTGACCGCGCTGGCCGCCGGCGTCGCGGTCGCCACCGCAGCGGTCAACGGTGCCCGCCGGACCAGCAGGCCGGCCGTGGAGGAGCTCCGCGACGGCTGA
- a CDS encoding HNH endonuclease yields the protein MHHVRRLSELAYPGQPQPAWAADMARRRRKTLVVCRSCHDTIHTGKPIPQLTS from the coding sequence GTGCACCACGTCCGGCGGCTGTCAGAACTCGCATATCCGGGACAACCACAGCCGGCATGGGCGGCCGACATGGCACGACGGCGACGCAAGACCCTCGTGGTCTGCCGTTCCTGCCACGACACCATCCACACCGGAAAGCCGATCCCGCAGCTCACGTCATAG
- a CDS encoding response regulator transcription factor — MQAPRDRTSVLVIEDDAVIGRHLDTGLRSGGYRTTWCRTGIAGLLAARQAPVDVVLLDLGLPDLDGVDLARQLRSELPDLLIVILTARSDEMDVIAGLDAGADDYLVKPFGLTVLLARLRAHLRRRPAVRPPAADAYRLGDVILDVAARRCVVGGTEISLRPKEFELLAVLARHAGDAVPRETLMATVWDENWFGSTKTLDVTVASLRRRLRAAAVSAPGRVILPEITTLRGHGYRLEAP; from the coding sequence GTGCAGGCACCCCGCGACCGTACGAGCGTCCTGGTCATCGAGGACGACGCCGTGATCGGCCGCCATCTCGACACCGGGCTGCGCAGCGGCGGCTACCGGACCACCTGGTGCCGCACCGGAATAGCCGGGCTGCTCGCGGCCCGCCAGGCGCCCGTCGACGTGGTGCTCCTCGACCTCGGGCTACCCGACCTCGACGGCGTCGACCTCGCCCGGCAGCTGCGCTCGGAGCTGCCCGATCTGCTCATCGTCATCCTCACCGCGCGCAGTGACGAGATGGACGTCATCGCCGGCCTGGACGCCGGAGCCGACGACTATCTCGTCAAACCGTTCGGCCTGACCGTGCTGCTGGCCCGCCTGCGGGCCCACCTGCGCCGCCGGCCGGCCGTCCGGCCCCCGGCGGCCGACGCGTACCGACTCGGCGATGTGATCCTCGATGTCGCCGCCCGCCGCTGCGTCGTGGGCGGCACCGAGATCTCCCTGCGCCCCAAGGAGTTCGAGCTGCTCGCGGTCCTCGCCCGGCACGCCGGTGACGCGGTCCCCCGGGAGACGCTGATGGCGACGGTGTGGGACGAGAACTGGTTCGGCTCCACGAAGACGCTGGACGTCACGGTGGCCTCGCTGCGCCGCCGCCTGCGCGCCGCGGCCGTCAGCGCGCCAGGCCGCGTCATCCTTCCGGAGATCACCACCCTGCGCGGCCACGGCTACCGGCTCGAGGCCCCGTAG
- a CDS encoding COG4705 family protein — protein sequence MIKDGVVDEFPPIDGGRYALKKLPEITLAFWIMKIAATTLGETAGDLLAQTLRLGYFLTTVILVLVFVATLAVQLRSKAYNPFFYWTVILSTSTAGTTISDFMNRDASEKYLAKGTGSLGWGPQGLGLGYPVGAAILISLLIAIFGVWKKTGLTFAICDIDSLRGESFFWSAILVSNTLGTSMGDFLADSSGLGYAGSALLILGLLALLLALRHVPAVSNVLLFWLAFVLTRPLGATVGDFLTKPVAKGGLALGTVGSSAFLLLLLFGLVCFAHTREKRRVATPSVSAAPVSAS from the coding sequence ATGATAAAAGACGGCGTAGTTGACGAATTTCCTCCGATTGACGGCGGCAGATATGCCCTGAAGAAGCTGCCGGAGATCACGCTGGCATTCTGGATCATGAAGATCGCGGCGACGACGCTCGGTGAGACAGCCGGCGACCTGCTCGCCCAGACCCTCCGGCTCGGCTACTTTCTGACGACAGTAATCCTCGTTCTGGTCTTCGTGGCGACTCTTGCCGTTCAGCTGCGGTCAAAAGCGTACAACCCGTTCTTCTACTGGACGGTCATCCTGTCCACCAGCACGGCTGGTACCACCATCTCGGACTTCATGAACCGCGACGCGAGCGAGAAGTACCTGGCAAAGGGAACCGGCTCGCTGGGCTGGGGGCCGCAGGGGCTCGGCCTGGGCTATCCGGTCGGCGCCGCGATCCTGATCTCCCTGCTGATCGCCATCTTCGGGGTGTGGAAGAAAACAGGGCTGACGTTCGCAATCTGCGACATCGACTCGCTCCGCGGTGAAAGCTTCTTCTGGTCGGCGATCCTCGTGTCGAACACCCTCGGAACCTCCATGGGCGATTTCCTGGCGGACAGCTCGGGCCTCGGCTACGCCGGCAGCGCGCTGCTCATCCTCGGGCTCCTCGCTCTGCTGCTCGCCCTCAGACACGTCCCCGCGGTGTCGAACGTGCTGTTGTTCTGGCTCGCCTTCGTGCTCACCCGCCCGCTCGGCGCCACGGTCGGCGACTTTCTCACGAAGCCGGTAGCCAAAGGCGGGCTCGCTCTCGGCACCGTCGGGTCATCGGCCTTCCTGCTCCTGCTCCTCTTCGGCCTGGTGTGTTTCGCCCACACCCGCGAGAAACGGCGGGTCGCGACGCCCAGTGTCAGTGCCGCGCCGGTCAGCGCGTCCTGA